In one Molothrus ater isolate BHLD 08-10-18 breed brown headed cowbird chromosome 6, BPBGC_Mater_1.1, whole genome shotgun sequence genomic region, the following are encoded:
- the TMEM229B gene encoding transmembrane protein 229B isoform X2, giving the protein MAAAEPLTAFSRWYLYAIHGYFCEVMFTAAWEFVVNFNWKFPGVTSVWALFIYGTSILIVEKMYLYLKDKCNILVRCFIYTLWTYLWEFTTGLILRQFNACPWDYSQFDFDFMGLITLEYAIPWFCASFIMEQLVIRNTLRLRFDETAEPGAPTTPVALANGHVKTD; this is encoded by the coding sequence ATGGCTGCGGCAGAACCTCTGACCGCTTTCTCACGATGGTACCTCTATGCTATCCACGGCTATTTCTGTGAGGTGATGTTCACAGCTGCCTGGGAGTTTGTGGTCAACTTCAACTGGAAGTTCCCCGGTGTCACCAGTGTGTGGGCACTCTTCATCTATGGCACCTCCATCCTCATTGTGGAGAAGATGTATCTGTATCTCAAAGACAAGTGTAACATTTTAGTGCGCTGCTTCATTTACACACTGTGGACATACCTCTGGGAGTTCACCACTGGCCTCATCCTACGCCAGTTCAATGCCTGCCCATGGGACTATTCCCAGTTTGATTTTGACTTCATGGGCCTGATCACCCTGGAGTATGCCATCCCATGGTTTTGTGCTTCTTTCATCATGGAGCAGCTGGTGATCAGAAACACCCTGCGCTTACGATTTGATGAGACTGCTGAGCCTGGGGCCCCCACCACGCCTGTTGCCTTGGCCAATGGCCACGTGAAGACAGATTGA
- the TMEM229B gene encoding transmembrane protein 229B isoform X1 → MDTECCWGQCRRMAAAEPLTAFSRWYLYAIHGYFCEVMFTAAWEFVVNFNWKFPGVTSVWALFIYGTSILIVEKMYLYLKDKCNILVRCFIYTLWTYLWEFTTGLILRQFNACPWDYSQFDFDFMGLITLEYAIPWFCASFIMEQLVIRNTLRLRFDETAEPGAPTTPVALANGHVKTD, encoded by the coding sequence AGTGCTGCTGGGGTCAGTGCAGAAGAATGGCTGCGGCAGAACCTCTGACCGCTTTCTCACGATGGTACCTCTATGCTATCCACGGCTATTTCTGTGAGGTGATGTTCACAGCTGCCTGGGAGTTTGTGGTCAACTTCAACTGGAAGTTCCCCGGTGTCACCAGTGTGTGGGCACTCTTCATCTATGGCACCTCCATCCTCATTGTGGAGAAGATGTATCTGTATCTCAAAGACAAGTGTAACATTTTAGTGCGCTGCTTCATTTACACACTGTGGACATACCTCTGGGAGTTCACCACTGGCCTCATCCTACGCCAGTTCAATGCCTGCCCATGGGACTATTCCCAGTTTGATTTTGACTTCATGGGCCTGATCACCCTGGAGTATGCCATCCCATGGTTTTGTGCTTCTTTCATCATGGAGCAGCTGGTGATCAGAAACACCCTGCGCTTACGATTTGATGAGACTGCTGAGCCTGGGGCCCCCACCACGCCTGTTGCCTTGGCCAATGGCCACGTGAAGACAGATTGA